A region from the Falco rusticolus isolate bFalRus1 chromosome 4, bFalRus1.pri, whole genome shotgun sequence genome encodes:
- the DOT1L gene encoding histone-lysine N-methyltransferase, H3 lysine-79 specific isoform X4 yields MKLNTRPSNGLLRHILQQVYNHSVTDPEKLNNYEPFSPEVYGETSFDLVAQMIDEIKMTEDDLFVDLGSGVGQVVLQVAAATNCKHHYGVEKADIPAKYAETMDREFRKWMKWYGKKHAEYTLERGDFLSEEWRERIANTSVIFVNNFAFGPEVDHQLKERFANMKEGGRIVSSKPFAPLNFRINSRNLSDIGTIMRVVELSPLKGSVSWTGKPVSYYLHTIDRTILENYFSSLKNPKLREEQEAARRRQQRENKSNTTTPTKVQENKDSGAEEEKAAANSVKKPSPSKARKKKLSKKGRKMAGRKRGRPKKMNTANTERKTKKNQTALELLHAQTVSQTSSSSPQDAYKSPHSPYYQLPPKVQRHSSNQLLVTPTPPALQKLLDSFKIQYMQFMAYMKTPQYKASLQQLLEQEKEKNAQLLGTAQQLFTHCQAQKEEIKRLFQQKLDELGVKALTYNDLIQAQKEISAHNQQLKEQTKQLEKDNSELRNQSLQLLKARCEELKLDWSTLSLENLLKEKQALKNQISEKQKHCLELQISIVELEKSQRQQELMQLKSYTPSDESLSVQLHNKNHLSRDPEADHGRFQLELECSKFPMPHINGMSPELSMNGHATPYEIHNTFSRSSSKQNTPQYTTSHLDQEIVPCTPNHSSRQKADKLTSLSLPDYTRFSPAKIALRRHLNQDHGVNGKATTNEIQRADHVKENGLTYPSPGISNGIKLSPQETRPSSPVALPVAGEKVLRERTSVSNGETITSLPISIPLSTVQPNKLPVSIPLASVVLPSRVEKVRSTPSPVHQSRDSSTLEKQIGASSHNGVSNAAGNKPLALATSGFSYSSGSVAVNGNLTNSPAHLNHSVDQAALDDSGSLFNSVGSRSSTPQHPLLMMQSRNSGQNSPAHQHSTSPRLNGTSQSLVGVLQYADAQKMFAEGTKGDLQSDAAFSDPENEAKRRIIFTISPNTGHVKQSPSNKHSPLPMSARLDCGQAHAQDGKKRGRRKRSSTGILSGNSGVSPKRKSLPTVSGLFTQPSGSPLNINSMVNNINQPLEITAISSPENSLKNSPVPYQDNDQPPVLKKEKPLIQSNGVHYSPLTSDEEQGSEDEHNSSRIERKIATISLESKSPQKTVENGGSLSGRKQAQSNENMNSSKWKSTFSPISDINLTKTTDSPLQSVSSLSQNSLFAFRPSSEDSLAIDAKMTAHARKSIALPSAGADGLSPGTNAANGFAYNGGLSADIGLHGFIDGASLPHKASDVAASNCSLGFQSQRSKEVGVSETNPFLNKRQLEGLGGTKEDLNRSGVKGKEISDISIRTGGSSEKNSLQHNGKVGKGRDRDVEFKNGHNLFISAAVPSGGLLNGKSLSTAVSSAGNPASSVQTHHPFLNTLTTGSQFPLGPMALQANLNSVTNSSVLQSLFNSMPAAASLVHVSSAATRLTNSHTMGNFSPGVTGGTVGGIFNHAVPSASSPHQFGASFSSSAVSSSTVLSLNPLQAVASTSSSSFPPPSSNLVTSSETRSAQHLNRAPVQSVFHSPPPPPNVSLPPPPPLLASNSEPALLQNLPSIPPGEAFLPSSSAASVQSANASLSIKLASLQHKTSRPSFTVHHPPLPRLALAQSAPMITQSNAAGTSAMWVTLGMQSPYASHLSGVKPR; encoded by the exons ATGAAACTGAACACTCGTCCCTCCAACGGGCTCCTCCGGCACATCCTGCAGCAAGTCTACAACCACTCGGTGACTGATCCAGAAAAACTCAACAACTATGAGCCCTTTTCCCCAGAGGTTTACGGAGAAACTTCCTTTGACTTAGTGGCCCAAATGAtagatgaaattaaaatgacagaGGATGATTTGTTTGTTGACTTGGGCAGTG gtGTGGGTCAGGTGGTGCTTCAAGTGGCTGCAGCCACAAACTGCAAACATCACTACGGTGTGGAGAAAGCTGATATTCCAGCCAAATATGCTGAG ACGATGGACAGAGAGTTCAGAAAGTGGATGAAATGGTATgggaaaaaacatgcagaataCACA ctggaaAGAGGTGACTTCCTCTCAGAAGAATGGAGAGAGAGAATTGCAAACACAAG TGTTATTTTTGTGAATAATTTTGCCTTTGGTCCTGAGGTGGATCACCAACTGAAGGAGCGATTTGCAAACATGAAGGAAG gtGGGAGAATTGTGTCCTCAAAACCTTTTGCACCTCTAAATTTTAGAATTAACAGTCGAAACTTGAGTG ATATTGGCACTATAATGAGAGTTGTGGAGCTATCACCACTGAAAGGGTCTGTGTCATGGACCGGGAAACCAGTTTCTTACTACCTGCATACTATTGACCGAACCATA cttgaaaactatttttctagTCTCAAAAATCCAAAACTCAGG GAGGAACAAGAGGCAGCTAGACGTCgtcaacaaagagaaaacaagagcaACACAACTACTCCAACGAAGGTTCAAGAAAACAAG GATTCTggtgctgaagaagaaaaggctgcGGCAAATTCTGTTAAAAAGCCATCTCCCTCCAAAGCACGGAAGAAAAAGCTaagtaaaaaaggaagaaaaatggcagGCAGGAAACGAGGACGTCCCAAGAAAATGAACACTGCAAACACAGAGCGCAAGACCAAGAAGAACCAAACCGCACTAGAACTTCTGCACGCTCAAACTGTTTCACAGACATCTTCATCCTCTCCTCAGG ATGCATACAAGTCACCTCATAGTCCATATTACCAACTACCTCCTAAAGTGCAACGGCATTCATCGAACCAGCTACTGGTGACGCCTACCCCACCTGCACTACAGAAGCTGCTAG actCTTTTAAGATCCAGTACATGCAGTTCATGGCATACATGAAAACTCCTCAGTATAAAGCAAGTCTGCAACAGTTACTGGAGCAGGAGAAG GAAAAGAATGCTCAGTTACTGGGGACAGCACAGCAGTTATTCACCCACTGCCAGGCACAGAAAGAGGAAATCAAACGtctttttcagcagaaacttGATGAG TTGGGAGTTAAAGCTCTAACATACAACGACCTGATTCAGGCTCAGAAGGAAATCTCTGCTCACAATCAACAACTGAAAGAACAGACgaaacagctggagaaggaTAACAGTGAACTCAGGAACCAGAGCTTGCAGCTG CTTAAGGCACGGTGTGAGGAACTGAAGCTGGACTGGTCAACGTTGTCACTGGAGAACTTACTGAAAGAGAAGCAGGCGTTGAAGAATCAGATttctgagaaacaaaagcactgtTTGGAATTGCAG ATCAGCATTGTGGAACTTGAGAAGAGTCAAAGACAGCAGGAGCTCATGCAGCTGAAGTCGTACACGCCATCTGATGAATCACTGTCAGTACAACTCCACAATAAAAACCACCTGAGCCGTGATCCTGAGGCTGACCACGGCAGGttccagctggagctggaatGCTCCAAGTTTCCTATGCCCCACATCAATGGCATGAGCCCTGAACTGTCCATGAACGGCCATGCGACTCCCTATGAAATTCATAACACCTTTAGCAGGTCGTCTTCCAAGCAGAACACGCCTCAGTACACGACCTCTCATTTGGACCAAGAAATAGTTCCGTGTAccccaaaccacagcagcagacagaagGCAGACAAGCTGACGAGCTTGTCCCTACCTGATTATACCCGGTTTTCCCCAGCGAAAATAGCACTAAGGAGACACTTGAATCAAGACCATGGAGTCAATGGAAAAGCAACAACTAATGAGATACAGAG AGCTGACCACGTCAAAGAGAATGGCCTTACATATCCAAGCCCTGGTATTTCAAATGGCATAAAGCTGAGTCCTCAGGAAACTCGGCCCTCTTCCCCAGTGGCCTTACCAGTTGCAGGCGAGAAG GTTTTGAGAGAGAGAACCTCTGTGAGTAATGGAGAAACTATCACCAGCCTACCTATCAGTATTCCTCTCAGCACAGTGCAGCCCAATAAACTCCCTGTTAGTATCCCTCTGGCCAGCGTAGTCCTACCTAGCCGTGTTGAGAAGGTG AGAAGCACACCTAGCCCAGTTCATCAGAGTAGAGACTCATCGACACTTGAAAAGCAGATTGGTGCTAGCTCTCATAATGGCGTAAGCAATGCTGCTGGAAACAAGCCACTGGCTTTGGCTACCTCAG GTTTTTCTTACTCTTCTGGCTCCGTGGCAGTCAATGGAAATCTTACAAACAGCCCAGCCCATCTTAACCATAGTGTTGATCAGGCAGCTCTGGACGACTCTGGGAGTCTGTTTAACTCAGTAGGGTCTCGGAGTTCCACTCCACAACATCCTTTGCTAATGATGCAGTCAAGGAACTCTGGGCAAAACTCCCCTGCTCACCAGCACTCCACAAGCCCCAGGTTAAATGGCACATCCCAGAGCCTGGTAGGGGTATTGCAATATGCAGATGCTCAGAAGATGTTTGCCGAAGGAACAAAGGGGGATCTTCAGTCTGATGCAGCGTTTTCAGATCCTGAGAACGAGGCCAAGAGAAGAATCATCTTTACAATCTCTCCTAATACAGGACATGTAAAACAATCCCCTTCCAACAAGCACAGTCCTCTGCCCATGAGCGCTCGGCTGGACTGTGGCCAAGCACACGCGCAGGATGGGAAGAAGCGAGGCCGGCGGAAGAGATCCTCCACTGGGATTCTCAGCGGGAACTCCGGGGTCTCCCCTAAACGCAAATCCTTACCTACTGTGTCTGGACTCTTTACGCAACCATCAGGTTCACCGCTCAATATCAACTCCATG GTCAATAACATTAACCAGCCTTTAGAAATAACAGCCATTTCCTCTCCTGAAAACTCCCTGAAGAACTCTCCTGTTCCTTACCAGGACAATGACCAGCCCCCGgtactgaaaaaggaaaagccccTCATTCAGAGCAACGGCGTTCATTACTCTCCTCTAACATCAGATGAAGAGCAGGGATCCGAAGATGAGCACAATAGCAGCAG AATTGAGAGGAAAATTGCAACGATATCATTGGAAAGCAAATCTCCACAGAAGACTGTTGAAAATG GTGGCAGCTTATCTGGGAGGAAACAAGCACAAAGCAACGAAAACATGAACAGCAGTAAATGGAAATCAACTTTTTCACCAATCTCTGACATCAACCTGACCAAAACTACGGACAGTCCCTTGCAGTCGGTTTCATCTCTGAGCCAGAATTCGCTGTTTGCCTTCAGGCCGTCCTCCGAGGACAGCCTTGCCATCGATGCCAAGATGACGGCACATGCGAGGAAAAGCATTGCCCTGCCCTCGGCGGGGGCGGATGGGCTCAGCCCTGGTACGAACGCCGCCAACGGGTTCGCGTACAACGGCGGGCTGTCGGCTGACATCGGTTTACACGGCTTTATCGATGGTGCTTCCCTTCCACACAAGGCTTCGGACGTGGCGGCTTCCAACTGCTCGCTGGGTTTCCAGTCACAGCGAAGCAAAGAGGTGGGGGTATCGGAAACAAATCCCTTTTTGAACAAGAGGCAGCTCGAAGGCCTCGGCGGCACGAAAGAAGACTTAAATCGGTCAGGGGTGAAAGGCAAAGAGATCAGCGACATAAGCATTCGTACTGGGggatcttcagaaaaaaactctttGCAGCATAACGGAAAGGTCGGCAAAGGAAGGGACCGAGATGTGGAGTTTAAAAATGGCCACaaccttttcatttctgctgctgttccgTCTGGTGGCCTTCTGAATGGTAAAAGCCTTTctactgctgtttcttcagcaggCAACCCAGCATCTTCTGTTCAGACGCACCATCCTTTCCTAAACACTTTGACCACTGGATCGCAGTTCCCCCTTGGCCCCATGGCCTTGCAAGCAAACCTCAACTCGGTGACAAATTCCTCAGTATTGCAGTCCTTATTTAATTcaatgccagctgctgccagtctGGTCCACGTGTCATCCGCTGCAACCAGACTGACTAATTCTCACACTATGGGGAACTTCTCTCCTGGGGTTACAGGTGGAACAGTTGGAG GTATTTTTAACCATGCGGTGccttctgcctcctctcctcATCAATTTGGAGCCagtttcagcagcagtgctgtctcTAGCAGCACAGTGCTAAGCTTAAACCCTCTGCAGGCTGTTGCCAGCACCTCATCCTCATCTTTCCCACCCCCTTCCTCTAATTTAGTAACATCTAGCGAGACTAGATCTGCTCAGCACCTCAACAGAGCGCCAGTGCAATCTGTTTTCCATTCCCCTCCGCCCCCTCCTAACGTTTCATTGCCCCCACCTCCTCCATTACTTGCTTCTAACTCCGAGCCTGCGCTTCTGCAGAACCTGCCATCCATCCCACCCGGCGAAGCTTTTTTGCcatcctcttctgctgcttctgtccaGTCTGCTAATGCTTCTTTGTCTATTAAGCTAGCTTCTCTCCAGCACAAAACCTCCCGCCCCTCCTTTACAGTCCATCACCCGCCTCTGCCCCGTTTGGCGCTGGCACAGTCCGCGCCCATGATCACGCAGTCCAACGCAGCTGGCACGTCCGCTATGTGGGTTACACTTGGCATGCAGTCTCCTTATGCTTCGCACCTTTCTGGGGTTAAGCCACGATAA